The following DNA comes from Minwuia thermotolerans.
AACAAGGGCGAACTGGTTCACGAGTTCAACATCGCCACCGCGGCCATGCATTCGTCCCATCAGGCCGAGATGATGGAGATGATGCAGAAGGGCGTGCTGGGCGCGGACAGGATCCATCACGACAAGATGGGCGAGCACGGCATGCGCCACGAT
Coding sequences within:
- a CDS encoding cupredoxin domain-containing protein: NKGELVHEFNIATAAMHSSHQAEMMEMMQKGVLGADRIHHDKMGEHGMRHDHANSILLEPGESGEVVWTFDTDAELEFACNVPGHYESGMKGPIRLHQ